Genomic segment of Methanocorpusculum vombati:
CCCCGGGGGGCCATGCCAAACCCGACGATCAGCGAATCACGGGTGTTCATACCAAGCAGGCGCGCCGGCAGACCGCAGCCCACCACCTTCGTAATGATAGCCACCACAATCAGCGCAATGATAAACCACAGCATCTCCGGCTTCTCGAACAGATACTGCAGATCCACAATGATACCCAGCGACACAAAGAAGATTGCCGCAAAGATGATGTACAGATACTCCGCACCGAGTTTGATGTCCAGACTATGCTTCAGGCTCACGCGGTTCACACAAACTCCTGCAAGGAACGCACCGACGATTGCCGACACTCCTACAAACTCCGCTGCCATTGCATAGAAGAACGCAACCATCATCGCAAAGATGAACACGAACTCCGGAAACTGCCGGGCGAGTTTCGTTGCATCCATCCGGGAGATCAGCGGCGGAATCACCTTGATACCGACAACCGCTGCAATAACCACAAACCCGATAGACTTAATCACGGTCAGGGCAACCGCCATCGGTACAAGTTCGCCGGTCGCACCAAGATCCTTGCAGATGGACAGCACAATCAGACTGAGAATATCATCAATAACCGCAGCCCCGATGATGGCTTTCGCAAACGGCTGGTGAAGTTTTCCCATCTCCCGCAAAACGTTTGCCGTAATCGCAATACTCGTCGCCGTAAGTGCGGTTCCGATGAAGATTGCGGTGTAGAAATCCATATTGAAGAACAGGGATGTCAGATATCCCCCAATCCAGGGGACGATAACCCCGATGAGGGCTATCACCCCGTACCGCCAGTTGGTGATATCACTGAGCTCAAACTCAAACCCAATCACAAAAAGAAGAATGATTGCGCCAAGACCTGCCAGACTCTGGACAAAATCCGTATAGGTGATAAGACCGAGAACACTCGGGCCGACGATAAGACCCACCAGAATTTCGCCGATAACCGCGGACTGGTGGATACGTGTTGCCAGGAGATATCCGCCAAGTGCCACGAAGAGCAGCAGGCTCATCTGAAACTCGACTGTTGAAGTGATATCCTCCATCATAATTCAATTTCAGATGGGGGCTGAGATGTAAAAAGAATATCGTTTGGAAGAAGTTACTCTTCACGAACGGCGAATAATTTTTCGTCCGGAATTGCCTGCATGACATGGAAAAGTTCGTCTTTGATCTCGTTCATGCGGCGCAGGTCCTCCGGGGTTGCGGTGCCTGCCTCGACTTTTTTCTTGAGTTCGGTTAGTTCCTCACTGGTGAGATGCGTTCCCGGCAGTTCGTCGATGAACAGTCTGTGCCCGTCTGGTTTGGTGATGACAAAGCTGACGGTGTTGGTATCAGCGACAACCATTCGTTCCGGATGGTGTTTCACGTCGAAGGTAACCTTGAGAGCATCCAGCGGACACCGGGTGGTGTGGGCAACAATTCTGATATCGTCCTCTTCCCCGGCCCATTTCGCCGCAACAACGGCGATCTTGTAGCCAAGGGCAATCCCGGGACAGGTGTGTCCGTGCGCTTTGGCTATTGTTTCAAATGCAGGAATCTGTACCATGATACGTTGAGAAAAAATGGTGGTGATGTGTTCAGAGATATTTGTGTGCGCGAAGCCAGTCTACCTGCGGGGTAGTGTAGCGGTAGACGATGTCGCATTTGTCGTCCTGGAAATCCCACGGGATAACAATGAGAATGTCGCCTTCGCGGATCCAGACCCGTTTCTTAATCTTTCCCTTAATCCTGCCAAGACGGGTGACACCGTCCGAGCACCGGACTTTGATATGGTTTGAACCAAGCATCAGCTCTGCCTGGGCAAACTGTTCTTTTGTGCGACGGTTCGGAAGTTTTACACGAATGATACTTCCGTCTTCTGCTACGTCCTGATTTGCGTTTTCTATTCGACCCAGAATATCTACCCCTGTTTGGGTAATACATTGGTTGTGTTATCTGATAAAGATGCCTGATGATCCGTTTTAAAAAAAACTCCTGCCCGGAGACATCTCCCGTGCGAAAGTATTAATGTATATACATGATATATACAATATGACGCAGGAGGAACTCGTGAACATCATCATCAGTAATGCAAGTGATAAGCCCATTTACGAGCAGATTACCGCGCAGATCAAACGCATGATCATCAGCGGCGAACTCCCCGAAGGGACCGCGCTGCCGAGCATGCGGCTTCTCGCAAAAGAACTGCGCATCAGTGTAATCACCACAAAACGTGCCTACACTGATCTTGAACATGACGGATTCATCGAAACCGTCACCGGCAAAGGAAGTTTTGTCGCAGGATCGAATCTTGAGATTATCAAGGAAGAACAGATGCGGCTGTGTGAAGAACATCTGCAACAGGCCGTGGATATCGCCGCACAAAGCGGCATTACGTATGAAGAACTTCGGGAAACCCTCGAACTCCTCTACAACGGAGAGTAACACAATGGAGTATGCAATACACGTTACGAATCTTTGCAAAGCTTATCAGGACTTTGCGCTGGACAATGTTTCCTTTGCCGTACCAAAAGGATGCATCATGGGATTCATCGGAGAAAACGGTGCAGGAAAGTCAACAATGATCAAGGCGATGCTTAACCTCGTCCACCGCGATGCAGGGAAGGTGGAGATCCTCGGAATGGATCTGGACAGTCATGAAAAGGAGATTAAGGAGCGAATTGGCGTGGTGTTTGATGAATGCTGTTTCCACGACAACCTCACTCCGGCTGACATTTCCAAAATCCTCGGAAACATCTATCAGAACTGGGACGGGAAACTATATCAAACGTATCTTGTCAGGTTTGGTCTTGGGGAAAAGAAAAAAATCAAAGAATTTTCCCGCGGCATGAAGATGAAGCTCGGCATTGCTGCGGCTCTTGCACACAACCCGGACGTGCTGATCCTTGATGAAGCCACCAGCGGTCTTGACCCGATTGTCCGCGAAGAAATTCTTGACATCTTCCTCGACTTTATTCAGGATGAGAACCATGCAGTTCTGATCTCATCGCATATCACGAGCGATCTTGACAAGATCGCAGACTATCTGACCTTCATTCATCACGGCAGAGTTGTCTTCTCGACAGGCCGCGACGAACTGATGGACAGCATGGGTGTTGTAAAATGCGGCACAGAGGATCTTGCAGGGATCGGGAAAGATCAGGTTATCCGGTACCGGAAGAATCAGTTCGGCTGCGAGGTTTTGATCCGTGACAAAAGGATATTTGCCGCAGGGCATCCGGGGGCGGTGATTGATCCGGTAACCACCGAGTCGATTATGCTGTTCTACTCACGGGGTGAAGAACTGTGAACGGGCTGCTCTATAAGGATCTGCTGAACCTGAACCCGACGATGAAGTATCTGGCGTTCATGGCGCTGATATTTTGTGTGGTGTTTATTCCGCTGGGAAACGAGCTGCCGGTGTACATTATTCTGATTATGTTTGGTGCGACGCTGCCGGTGACGGCGATCAGTTTTGATACGGCGGCACGGTGGGATAAGTACGCAGCAAGTCTGCCGCTTTCCCGCCGGGAGATTGTTGCGGCGCGATACAGCCTGATGATAGGCGGTATTTGTGTTGCAGGCATTATTTCTCTGGCAATTGCGGTGGTGATGACGGTTCTGATGCCGGGCGAAGGTATTTTTCTTCCATTTATTGATCCGCTGCCGCTGATGGTGATGTTTGTTGCCTGCGGGCTGGTGCTGGGCAGCATTGCCCTGCCGCTGACCCTGAAGTTCGGGCCGGAGAAGATGCGCTACATCGTTATGGTGATTGCACTGACCCCGGTTGTACTGATGCTTGGTATGATGTTTCTGATGGATCTTTCCGGAATAATGCCCGCATCCCCGGTGCTGCTGCCCGTTCTTCTGGGTGTTCTGCTCGCGGTGACGGCGGTTGTTGTCGTTGTGTCCTATCTGATCTCGGTACGGATTTACAGGAAAAAGGAGTTCTAATAAAATATGAACGGACTGCTGCTGAAGGACTGGATATATCTGCGGCGGACCATTGTAATGGTCACGGTCGTGATTGTCTTCTGTATGGTGCTGTTTGTACCGTGGGGCGTCAGTTCGGCTGAGTTTCTGGTTGCGGCCGCGATGGTTCTTTTTCTGCCGGTCACTGCCATGACTATGGATACGTCCAGCCGGTGGGAGCGGTATGCACTTTCCCTGCCGCTTTCCCGCCGGGAGATTCTGGCCGCCCGGTATGTGTTCTCGTGTCTCTGTCTGGGTGCAGCTGCAGTGATCTGCGGGGCGGCGGCGGCTGGTTCGGTGGTATTTCTGGGCGGCTATGATCTGCTGGGAGTTTCGCCGCTGATCTGGTGGGCGGGGTGTACCGGTGCTGCCCTGCTGATGCTGGATTTGCTGCTTGCGGTGTATTTTGTGTACCGCGTGAATGTCGGCATCCTGCTGTTTCTGGTACTGTGTTTTGTACCGACGGCGGCGGTGTACTGGCATGATCTCCTGACTCCGGATGTTTTCGGTGTCATAGCGGCGCTTCTTGCAATCCTCGGGCTTGCGGGATTGTGGGTGTCGTGGCGGGTTTCGCTGCGGGCGTTTGAACGCTGGGATGTGACCTGATGTATCCTGTTCCGGTACGGATACTCTGCGGGAGAGGGAATTGTGCCGCTATCCAAGTGCGTATATCCTATGAAGGACGATAACTCTCTATGACAACCAGCGCAGCAAAGAAGGCAGAGATTGTAGCGTATCTTGAACAGATTGCTGCAATCCTGAAAGAAGGCGATAATGATGTGGTGGAAGTGCGCATCGCAAAACTCGGTGATGCAATTCACCACTCAAAAGAGCTGAATCATCATGAAAAGCATACGGCAGGCGAAATTCTGAAGATTCGCGACTGGAATGCACTGAAGAAATATCTGGAGAATATGTAAATTTTCTTTTTTGGTCTGCTCTGCAATTTTTTGATATGTTCCACCACACCCTGATGCGAATTCCCTGAGCACAAAAGCCATTATCCGGCAGCACCAACGAAGAAGGCAATGGGCGAACGGTACTGGGAAGTTGACGCAGTCAGAGGTATCTCTCTTATCGGGATGATTCTCTTTCACGTCATCTCCCTCATGGTAATCTTTCACATGACCTTTACCCTGGACTGGTATTATGAGGTCTGCCGCTACATTCACCTGGGGACAAGTGTCTTCGTCATTATATCCGGTGTTGCCCTCGTTCTCCGGTACGGCAGAATGGCCGATCGCTCAAAACGCGAATACCATACGGCAATTGTCCGGCGGGGCATTCAGATCTTTCTTATCGGCATAGCCATTGCCGTCATCGCTTCCCTTGCCATCCACTTCATCATCGGTGACGGCAACTATATGCTCTTCAACTTCCTGCAGATGATGGGTCTGTCCATGATCCTCTGCATCCCGTTTCTTTGGCTTGGCAAATGGAACATCATCCCTGCCGCGATTCTCATCTGGGCGGGTTTCCTTGTCAAATCCATTCACACCGGTCCAATATGGCTGCTGCCCTTTGGCATTCTCCCGGACGGCATGTTCTATCCGCGTGACTACTTCCCGCTCCTCCCCTGGGTTGGCGTCATGCTTCTCGGTGTCGCCATCGGTTCCTTCCTCTATCCCCGGGGTGTCCGCCGCTTCCGCATCCCGGACGCCGGGGGTGTCGGCAGAGCGTTTGCCCTGATTGGCCGGCATCCGCTGGAGATCTATCTCCTGCATCTCCCGATCATTGCCGCCGTCCTCTATGTCGTCATGGTGGTATCCCGGGGACTGGGTATGCCGTTCGGATATCTGTAGGGACTCTTTGGTACCGGCTCTGTTTCAATCTGCTCTTACTGCAGGATCAAAACGTATCTGTTGTCCGGTGCACGGGAGGAGGAGAAAAGAGTTTAACCCGCCGACCGCCATATCCTCCTCAGATCAGGATACAGCATCCGCGAAATATGTGAAATGCTCGGATGCACCAGAACAAACGTCGCATCCGCCATGAAAAACCACGGAATACGAAGACCCTACGTAGACCACGTACCCGAAAGAATGTGAAAAAGAATGGGGCTCTAACCAGGCCCCGCAGCTATTTTTCCGGAAAAACCCTTACACCTTCGCCGCATCATCGCCCACCAGCACCGGCGGCGTATACCTCCGCAGAAGAAGCGACAAACTCACCACCGTCACCGAACTCAGCACCATCGCCGCCGCCGCATACTCCGGCCGGAACATCACCTGCGTAAACGGATACAACACCCCAGCCGCCAGCGGAATCAGAACCAGATTATACGCAAACGCCCAGAACAAATTCAACCGGATCCGCGAAAACACCTTCCGCGCAAGCTGCACCGCAGCCACCGCACCAACCAGATCCGACCGCAGCAACACAACACCCCCCGACGCAACCGCCGCATCCGTCCCGCTGCCCACCGCAACACCCACATCCGCCTGCATCATCGCCGGCGTATCATTAATACCATCACCCACAAACACCACAGCAGAACCCCCCTCCTGCATCTGCTGAATAATCGCCCGCTTCTCCTCCGGCATCAAACCCGCCGCAACATGGGAAATCCCCGCAGCAGCCGCAACAACACCAGCCGCCCGCGCATTATCCCCCGTCAGCATCGTCACCGGAAGACCCATCCGCTCAAACGCAGAAACAGCCCGCCCCGCATCAGGCCGGAGAGTATCCGAAACCCCCACCACACCAACAGCCCGCCCCGCAACCGCAACAAACACCACCGACGCACCCGTCGCCCGGAACCCCTCCGCAGCAGCAAAAACCGCATCATCCATAACCACGCCCCGTTCCTCCAGAAACGCAGCCGACCCCATCACCACATCCTCACGCCGCACCCGTCCCGCAATACCCCGGCCCGGAACCGTCTCCACCCGCGTCGCCGCAACAACCGCCGCACCGCGCCGGTCCGCCTCCGCAACAATCGCCGAATCCAGCGGATGCAACGACTTCCGTCCCAGAGCCGCCGCAACCACAAACAAATCCTCCTCGCTCGTCCTGGGAGCCGACATAACTCCCGACACCGCCGGAGACCCCACCGTCAGCGTCCCCGTCTTATCCACCGCAACCGCCCGCAGCTTCCCCGCACGCTCCAGAACCTCACCATTCCGGATCAAAATACCAAGACTCGCCGCACGACCAATCCCCACTGTAACCGCCGTCGGCGTCGCAAGCCCCAGCGCACACGGACATGCAACCACAATCACCGCAATAAAACTCGACAGCGCAACCAAAAGTGTCTCCCCCGCAAAGAAGAACCAGTACACAAACGCCAGAACCGCAACACCCAGCACAAACGGAATAAAATACCGCACCGCCGCATCCGCAACCCGCTGCACCGGCGGCTTCGTCTCCTGCGCCTCCCGCACCATCTTAATAATCCCCGCAAGCACCGTATCCGCACCCACCTTCTCCACCTCCATCGTAAGAACACCCTGCGACACCACCGTACCGCCGATAACCCCCGACCCGGGCACCTTCACCACCGGCACCGACTCTCCCGTAATCGCCGACTCATTCACCGTAACCGCATCCCCGAGAACAATACCATCCGAGGGAATCTGACCCCCCGTCTTCACCAGAACCGTATCACCCGCAACCAGCTCGCCGACCCGCACCTCCTGTTCCACTCCGTCACGAATAACCGTCGCAACCGGCGGACGCAGATGCAAAAGCGCCATAATCGCATCCGACGTCCGGCCACGCGCACGACTCTCAAGAAACCGCCCCAGCCCCAGAAACGCCGTAAGCATCACCGCAGTCTCAAACAACAGAAAATCCGGCGACGGCAACAACCCCAAAACCGCCCCAAGCCCCGCACAATACGACGTCGCAATACCCAGCATATACATAACCTCCATCCCGAGCATACCTCCGCGAAGCTGTGAGATTCCCTGCCGGAAAATCGGATACCCGCACACCACCAGAATCGGCGTCGCAACAACCAGCATCACCACATCCATCAAAAACATATTCCCCGCAAACAACGGATGACCAAACACCATCAGCCCCATCAGAACAGCCGAACCGGCAAACCCGAGAATCGTCCGGTTCCGCAGACCCGACAACTCATCCTTCTCCTGCTCAGGAATATAAAACAGATCATCAAACCCGCTGTTCACCGTAACCGAAGAAAACCCTGCCCGCTTCAGCACCGGAACAAACTGCGACGGATCCGCAAGCAACGGATGATACGAAACCGTCACCACATCCCCGCTCTGCGAAACATCCAGCACCCCGGAAAGCCCCTGCAGTGCAACCTGTGCAGCAGCCGACACACCCGCATCATCCGCCGGACGCACCACAAACGACACCGGCACCGGATCCACAGAAAACCCCGCACCCCGCACCGCCGCATCAATCCTCTCCGGCGTCACCAGATCCGTATCAATATTCGCACTCACCGTCGCCGTAGAAAGATTCACCGTCACCTCCAGAACACCGGAAAGCGCCTTCAGCGTAGACTCAAGATGGGCCGAACACGCACTGCAGTGCATACCGCCAACCAAAAACCGGAGATACCGAACCGTCATGAATCATACATTTACCCCTCCAATCGGATATAAACTCTGTTCGGGTCAACGAAAAAAAAATCAGAACTCTCGGTCCGTCACCAGACCAAGACCCGCAGACCCGGACACAACACGGGCCGAACCCCCCTGCACCTGCACCACAACCGTCTCAGGACCAACAACATTCCCGGACTCATCAAACGAAATACCATCACCAAAGAAAATACTCTGATCCGGCGAGTACGCAACATTCCGCAGAGCAGACCCCACCGCCGACGGACTCATCGAACCGGACACACTCATCGCATCGGCAAGCATCACCACCGCCTCAAACGACCGCGCCGACACACCCGTCATCGACCTGCCGGGATGCACCTTTGAATAAAACAATGACACCTCCCGAACCAGCGGCTTTGCCTTCCCCGCCTCCGAAGACCACATATCAGCACCCGTAAGGAAATCATACACCAGCGTACTCTGCACCAGCACCGGATCACCAACAATCACATCCCCCGCCACATACCACACCGCAGGAACCGAACCCGTCTGACGTGAGCCGGCAAGAAGAACCGTCAGATCCTCCGCACCAGCCGGCAGGCTCACAAGAACCTGACCGCTGCAGTTCAGACCCGACATCACCGCAGCCGCCGCATCCTCCGTCAGCGGCAGAGAATACGAAACCTGCGAAACATGATACCCATGACCCTCCAGTGCTGAAAGCATACGCAAAGGCAGCACCGTACCCTCCGGATACAGCACCGTCACATTATCAAGACCCGGACCATACCCCCGCCGTCCGTCAACAATATCCAGAAACGAAGAAAACCCCGCATCCGCATCCGGAACAAACGACACAGACCAGCCCCCCTCCGGGGCCCTGCCGCCGGAAACCGTATGAACCGCAGGAAGATTCGTAACCACACCAGTCAGATCCCCCACAACCGCCGTCACATTATCCGGCACCGGAGAACCCGACTGAAGCGGAAGAATACGAATCTTCGCACCATACAACCCCGAAATACCACTCGTAGCCGCACCCGGCAACGAAAGACTATTTGCACTATTAATCAGCTCCGCCCCCGCAACAGCACCGCGAACCACCTCAGCATTCCCGTACACACCAACGACCACCTCCGACGGCGGACGCACATACGTATCCACCGGAACCACCGCGCCCGACTGGAACTGTGCAATCTGCATCAGAATCCGGCCGCACCCCTCATCATCAAACTCATACGAACCGGCAGCCCCCTCATAATTCTTCCCCATATACCAGCCGGAAACATACTGCGCACTCCCATTACTCTGTGGAACCAGCCGGGAAAGTGTCATCATCGCATCATACCCCTCAGCCGCATACACCGAACCTGCCGTACCAAACCGTGCCTGATACACATTATAAAACGGATGCGACGAAATATCGGACATACGCTTCGCCGTATAGACCCCCTCCATCCGGGAATCATTCACAACCGCCGCATCCTCCCCAACCCAGGAAGAAACCATCACCGGACCCGTCAACCCGAACTCACGGGCCTTAGCAACAAGAAGAGGAATATCCTCACCACCGGTAATAATCAAAAGACCCGGATTTTTGGCAAGAAGAGAACGCAAAGAAGACACCTCCCCCGACGACGAAGAAAACACCCCCGAAATAATCTCACTCCCCGTCGCATCCTTCAGATCACGAATATATGCAGCAGTATAGGAATTATCCGGCCCGATCACCCCGATAGTCTCATGCTGCCGCAACAGCGACCGAAGAGAAGACACCTCATAATACGGCGGAGTACTGAACGTAACCACATCTCTTGGCGCAACCGCAGCATATCCCGGCGACGCAACCGCCACATGCACAACTCCCGACGCACCCGCATCCGCATCCCACGCCGCACTAATCGCATCCGTCGCAGTAATCACCGCATCAAGCACCGGAAGAGACGTCATATCCGTACTATTCAGATACACAAGAGAAGGACGGGTCTTTGCATCCTGCAACAGAAACGCCGTATCAATACCATTCCGCACCTGATCCCCGATAACAGAATCATTCGGCAGGACCACCCCGATTGTCCCGTGATACATCGTCGCATTAATAACCGGCGGAAGAGGATCCGGCTCATCACCACCGCCTCCGGTAAAAACCGCAAACGCAATCACCAGAGCCAGAGCAACCAGCAGAAGAGCAACGACCTGTTTCATCAGAACAAAACCCTCATCGGAACAACATCCTCAACCCCTGCCGCATCCCAGACCGCAGGAGGACACAACCCCGTCTTCCGCACACTATACCGGGCAGCAGCAGCCTGCAGATACCCGGGCTCCGGCAGAACAAACATCAGATCGATCAGAGGATCCACCGGACAAGCCGAAACAATCTCAAGAGCCGCACGAAGATGCTGATACGAAGCATTCGAGGGATTCTGCACAGCCGCATAGCCGGAAGCCGCAAACGCCTCATCATACCTGCCCATGCAGGCAAGAGCACGGGCACGGCCCGCCCATGCCGCAGGGAACTGATCATGGATCTTCAGTGCCGCATCATATGCATCAGCCGCAACCGCATACGCCCCCGCCTCATACTCCAGCCACCCAAGCTCCGCAAACAGACGGGACCGCATCTCGCGTCCCGGATTTGCCCGAAGCGCCGTCCGCAGCATCGACCGTGCTTCATTCACCCGTCCGGTGGAAAGCAGTACCTGCGATGCCGCAGAACACACAACCGCACGTTCATCATCCCGGGTAGACCGTGCCGTCACCTCGGCAAGAACCGCATCCATCCTCTCCGGAGCAAGATACGGAACAACCTGCCCGATCACCCCAGACACATCGCCGCCATCCTGCCACACACCGGTAACCGCCGCATTCAGCTCGCGGACAACCTCCATCACCGGCGCACCTCCCGCCGCAAGGACCACCGCACGCTGGGCAGGAGTTTCCGCATACACCCCTGCATCAGCACCGGCAGCCATCGCCGCAGCAAACCGCAGCGACGAAACATCCGGCGAACCCGACCGGTCGTACCACTCCAGCGCACAGACCGGATCGAACCCGAAATAGGCGGCAGTCCCCCGCGTCACCGCAACAGAAGACTCAGCCGCCGCATCCATCGCTGCCAGCGAAACAGCA
This window contains:
- a CDS encoding cation:proton antiporter; amino-acid sequence: MMEDITSTVEFQMSLLLFVALGGYLLATRIHQSAVIGEILVGLIVGPSVLGLITYTDFVQSLAGLGAIILLFVIGFEFELSDITNWRYGVIALIGVIVPWIGGYLTSLFFNMDFYTAIFIGTALTATSIAITANVLREMGKLHQPFAKAIIGAAVIDDILSLIVLSICKDLGATGELVPMAVALTVIKSIGFVVIAAVVGIKVIPPLISRMDATKLARQFPEFVFIFAMMVAFFYAMAAEFVGVSAIVGAFLAGVCVNRVSLKHSLDIKLGAEYLYIIFAAIFFVSLGIIVDLQYLFEKPEMLWFIIALIVVAIITKVVGCGLPARLLGMNTRDSLIVGFGMAPRGEVAMIVGLIALTHFQDMAAAATDAVQKEYLLQLGNEVFIAIVLMSLITTVIVPLVYRGWFFRSEKKPDAAAGVQQ
- a CDS encoding formylmethanofuran dehydrogenase subunit E family protein gives rise to the protein MVQIPAFETIAKAHGHTCPGIALGYKIAVVAAKWAGEEDDIRIVAHTTRCPLDALKVTFDVKHHPERMVVADTNTVSFVITKPDGHRLFIDELPGTHLTSEELTELKKKVEAGTATPEDLRRMNEIKDELFHVMQAIPDEKLFAVREE
- the eif1A gene encoding translation initiation factor eIF-1A, with the protein product MGRIENANQDVAEDGSIIRVKLPNRRTKEQFAQAELMLGSNHIKVRCSDGVTRLGRIKGKIKKRVWIREGDILIVIPWDFQDDKCDIVYRYTTPQVDWLRAHKYL
- a CDS encoding GntR family transcriptional regulator; this translates as MTQEELVNIIISNASDKPIYEQITAQIKRMIISGELPEGTALPSMRLLAKELRISVITTKRAYTDLEHDGFIETVTGKGSFVAGSNLEIIKEEQMRLCEEHLQQAVDIAAQSGITYEELRETLELLYNGE
- a CDS encoding ABC transporter ATP-binding protein, whose product is MEYAIHVTNLCKAYQDFALDNVSFAVPKGCIMGFIGENGAGKSTMIKAMLNLVHRDAGKVEILGMDLDSHEKEIKERIGVVFDECCFHDNLTPADISKILGNIYQNWDGKLYQTYLVRFGLGEKKKIKEFSRGMKMKLGIAAALAHNPDVLILDEATSGLDPIVREEILDIFLDFIQDENHAVLISSHITSDLDKIADYLTFIHHGRVVFSTGRDELMDSMGVVKCGTEDLAGIGKDQVIRYRKNQFGCEVLIRDKRIFAAGHPGAVIDPVTTESIMLFYSRGEEL
- a CDS encoding ABC-2 transporter permease, whose protein sequence is MNGLLYKDLLNLNPTMKYLAFMALIFCVVFIPLGNELPVYIILIMFGATLPVTAISFDTAARWDKYAASLPLSRREIVAARYSLMIGGICVAGIISLAIAVVMTVLMPGEGIFLPFIDPLPLMVMFVACGLVLGSIALPLTLKFGPEKMRYIVMVIALTPVVLMLGMMFLMDLSGIMPASPVLLPVLLGVLLAVTAVVVVVSYLISVRIYRKKEF
- a CDS encoding ABC-2 transporter permease; translation: MNGLLLKDWIYLRRTIVMVTVVIVFCMVLFVPWGVSSAEFLVAAAMVLFLPVTAMTMDTSSRWERYALSLPLSRREILAARYVFSCLCLGAAAVICGAAAAGSVVFLGGYDLLGVSPLIWWAGCTGAALLMLDLLLAVYFVYRVNVGILLFLVLCFVPTAAVYWHDLLTPDVFGVIAALLAILGLAGLWVSWRVSLRAFERWDVT
- a CDS encoding heparan-alpha-glucosaminide N-acetyltransferase, whose amino-acid sequence is MGERYWEVDAVRGISLIGMILFHVISLMVIFHMTFTLDWYYEVCRYIHLGTSVFVIISGVALVLRYGRMADRSKREYHTAIVRRGIQIFLIGIAIAVIASLAIHFIIGDGNYMLFNFLQMMGLSMILCIPFLWLGKWNIIPAAILIWAGFLVKSIHTGPIWLLPFGILPDGMFYPRDYFPLLPWVGVMLLGVAIGSFLYPRGVRRFRIPDAGGVGRAFALIGRHPLEIYLLHLPIIAAVLYVVMVVSRGLGMPFGYL
- a CDS encoding heavy metal translocating P-type ATPase, coding for MTVRYLRFLVGGMHCSACSAHLESTLKALSGVLEVTVNLSTATVSANIDTDLVTPERIDAAVRGAGFSVDPVPVSFVVRPADDAGVSAAAQVALQGLSGVLDVSQSGDVVTVSYHPLLADPSQFVPVLKRAGFSSVTVNSGFDDLFYIPEQEKDELSGLRNRTILGFAGSAVLMGLMVFGHPLFAGNMFLMDVVMLVVATPILVVCGYPIFRQGISQLRGGMLGMEVMYMLGIATSYCAGLGAVLGLLPSPDFLLFETAVMLTAFLGLGRFLESRARGRTSDAIMALLHLRPPVATVIRDGVEQEVRVGELVAGDTVLVKTGGQIPSDGIVLGDAVTVNESAITGESVPVVKVPGSGVIGGTVVSQGVLTMEVEKVGADTVLAGIIKMVREAQETKPPVQRVADAAVRYFIPFVLGVAVLAFVYWFFFAGETLLVALSSFIAVIVVACPCALGLATPTAVTVGIGRAASLGILIRNGEVLERAGKLRAVAVDKTGTLTVGSPAVSGVMSAPRTSEEDLFVVAAALGRKSLHPLDSAIVAEADRRGAAVVAATRVETVPGRGIAGRVRREDVVMGSAAFLEERGVVMDDAVFAAAEGFRATGASVVFVAVAGRAVGVVGVSDTLRPDAGRAVSAFERMGLPVTMLTGDNARAAGVVAAAAGISHVAAGLMPEEKRAIIQQMQEGGSAVVFVGDGINDTPAMMQADVGVAVGSGTDAAVASGGVVLLRSDLVGAVAAVQLARKVFSRIRLNLFWAFAYNLVLIPLAAGVLYPFTQVMFRPEYAAAAMVLSSVTVVSLSLLLRRYTPPVLVGDDAAKV
- a CDS encoding ABC transporter substrate-binding protein translates to MKQVVALLLVALALVIAFAVFTGGGGDEPDPLPPVINATMYHGTIGVVLPNDSVIGDQVRNGIDTAFLLQDAKTRPSLVYLNSTDMTSLPVLDAVITATDAISAAWDADAGASGVVHVAVASPGYAAVAPRDVVTFSTPPYYEVSSLRSLLRQHETIGVIGPDNSYTAAYIRDLKDATGSEIISGVFSSSSGEVSSLRSLLAKNPGLLIITGGEDIPLLVAKAREFGLTGPVMVSSWVGEDAAVVNDSRMEGVYTAKRMSDISSHPFYNVYQARFGTAGSVYAAEGYDAMMTLSRLVPQSNGSAQYVSGWYMGKNYEGAAGSYEFDDEGCGRILMQIAQFQSGAVVPVDTYVRPPSEVVVGVYGNAEVVRGAVAGAELINSANSLSLPGAATSGISGLYGAKIRILPLQSGSPVPDNVTAVVGDLTGVVTNLPAVHTVSGGRAPEGGWSVSFVPDADAGFSSFLDIVDGRRGYGPGLDNVTVLYPEGTVLPLRMLSALEGHGYHVSQVSYSLPLTEDAAAAVMSGLNCSGQVLVSLPAGAEDLTVLLAGSRQTGSVPAVWYVAGDVIVGDPVLVQSTLVYDFLTGADMWSSEAGKAKPLVREVSLFYSKVHPGRSMTGVSARSFEAVVMLADAMSVSGSMSPSAVGSALRNVAYSPDQSIFFGDGISFDESGNVVGPETVVVQVQGGSARVVSGSAGLGLVTDREF